The SAR324 cluster bacterium region CGCTAATTCATTTAAAACGAGATTTGGAAGGAGTCTAGCCAACTGGTCATAGAGTGCTTGCGCGGCATCTTGTGCAGCTTTATCTCGAAGATCTTCAAATCGAATTATTTTTCCATTGATTTCAGCAATAATCGGGTTTGCTTGAAAATAATCCTGTTCGGGTGCTTTTTTCTCATTTGCTACTAAATTTGACTTTAGGATCATTAGAAAAAGAGAAAAAGCCGTAAGATATTTAGTGAAATTAATGATAAGCATTTGTTTATTTCAATTTAGTTTACACACTCACTGGTTGAAGGCTGATCTGAATTATCAGCTATCGCCATGTTTATAAGTGCGATGAGCGTATCCCATCTATGTGGAAGATTCTTAGCTTCCAATAGAGCTTGTTTTTCCATACTAGTAAAATCTAAATTCATGCAGAGAATATTTACCAAATAGTGAATTGGTATTGTTCTAAGTTTATCCCATTCAATTTGGATATTTTTCTTCTCTGCATAATTACGAAACCCCTCATAAAGCAATTCAGGATTGTCCAGATCCTGATTACCTTCCTCCAAATCATCTATAAAGTTTGAATAATTAGAAACCACTTGCCGATACTGAGTAGTGACGTCCAACTCTTTTTCAATTTGAAATCTTATTACACCGTTCAAACGAATCAAATAATTTTCATTCGGAAGTTGTTGACATTGTTCAATCTTACCTAAACAACCAATTTCGTAGGTGTTGTCCTGCTCCTGCTCAATCGGTTGTACCATTCCAATGACTTGATCATGCTCCATAGC contains the following coding sequences:
- a CDS encoding LON peptidase substrate-binding domain-containing protein encodes the protein MSEFPEIIPIFPLSGTILLPNTILPLHIFEPRYREMIEFAMEHDQVIGMVQPIEQEQDNTYEIGCLGKIEQCQQLPNENYLIRLNGVIRFQIEKELDVTTQYRQVVSNYSNFIDDLEEGNQDLDNPELLYEGFRNYAEKKNIQIEWDKLRTIPIHYLVNILCMNLDFTSMEKQALLEAKNLPHRWDTLIALINMAIADNSDQPSTSECVN